The genomic DNA GGTTTTGCCGATGAATCTTACTGGATTCCTGAATTTGAATTTTATCTTTTCAATGACGCCGAGATCAATAACAAAAAATCCAGTGCAGGCTACAAATTTACCTCTTCCGAAAATAAAGAAGATCTGCCCGGCAGCTACAAAGATAGAGACGGAACAGCAGTTTCCAATCGTAAAGGATATCACATCGATACACCATTTGATAAATATGCCAATATTCGAGAAGAAATGGTGCAGATGATCGAAGATATTGGCTGTCCTGTACGTTATCACCATCACGAAGTTGGGCTTTCCGGTCAGCAGGAAATTGAAACCGAACTTCTGGAGTTCGATACAATTACCGATAAGATGATGTATATCAAAGATATTGTTCACAATTGCGCTCTGGAAAATGATCTGACAGCTACATTTATGCCGAAACCGCTTTATGATGAAGCCGGAAACGGTATGCATTTTCATATTCAGCTCCGCAAGAAAGGCAAGAACGTTTTCTACAAAAAAGGAAATTATGCCGATCTGAGTGAGGAAGCTCTCTATTTTATCGGTGGAATTCTGAAACATGGACGCTCGTTAACCGCTTTCACAAATCCTTCTACTAATTCATTCAAACGACTTCTGCCCGGCTTTGAAGCCCCGGTAAAACTTTTCTTTGGATTGGCAAATCGCAGCGCTGCTATCCGCATTCCCAAATATGCCGTCAGCGAAGAAATGAAACGCATCGAATTCCGTACAGGTGACGGAACCTGTAATTATTATCTAGCAATGAGTGCGCTTTTGATGGCTGGTTTGGACGGCATCAAAAATAAAATTATGCCGACCAAAGAAAATGGTTATGGTCCTTTTGACGACAATGTATTCAAATGGAGCGAAGAAGATCAGGCGAAATTGTCTTCCATTCCCACCAGTTTGGAAGAAGCTCTGGAAGCTCTGCAGCAAGATTATGATTATCTGCTGGCAGGAGGTGTTTTCAATAAAGAACTTATTGAAAGCTGGATAAAAGAGAAGATGAAGGAAGTTGTGGCTGTGCGCAATCGACCGCATCCCTACGAAATGAATTTGTATTATAGTTTGTAAACTCACCCTGCTGTCCCTCTCTTTGTAAAAGCGAGGGAACAAGAGAAGAGCAAGAAGAAATATTTATAGCCTTCCGG from Candidatus Cloacimonadota bacterium includes the following:
- the glnA gene encoding type I glutamate--ammonia ligase, which encodes MNLIDVKKMIEENEVKTIDMKYSDLVGNWYHISFPVRRLDYVVENGIPFDGSSIPGMKSVEAGDMILLPDVKTAIMDPFTYHPTVRMLSYICDADTRVGVLKDPRSVAKRAEKYMQKTGFADESYWIPEFEFYLFNDAEINNKKSSAGYKFTSSENKEDLPGSYKDRDGTAVSNRKGYHIDTPFDKYANIREEMVQMIEDIGCPVRYHHHEVGLSGQQEIETELLEFDTITDKMMYIKDIVHNCALENDLTATFMPKPLYDEAGNGMHFHIQLRKKGKNVFYKKGNYADLSEEALYFIGGILKHGRSLTAFTNPSTNSFKRLLPGFEAPVKLFFGLANRSAAIRIPKYAVSEEMKRIEFRTGDGTCNYYLAMSALLMAGLDGIKNKIMPTKENGYGPFDDNVFKWSEEDQAKLSSIPTSLEEALEALQQDYDYLLAGGVFNKELIESWIKEKMKEVVAVRNRPHPYEMNLYYSL